In one window of Desulforhabdus amnigena DNA:
- a CDS encoding ABC transporter permease — protein MLNLPYGKRKITLGIVAAMLTPGRTDVTKRNGGGRLVRPAYSLAAWVFGIGLWQIVAWVVTAARGVPFPTPLECALGLWNLLGGSPFLDHSIYHHVSVSLMRWMEGFCLGLSGGLVYALVAGWAPSLRNVTMPTVEVLQLIPGLAWIPVAILLFGLNHTATVALIALTAFPAVAIAGVMGVRSVDMRYVRAGRMCGAGPVTLFATVFLPGALPHILSGLRIALGAAWRVLVAAEMIVGSGDGLGYAVIQSRWTMDYVSAFVCIAIIAALGLGLERLVLTPLERRTVGCWEVRDEH, from the coding sequence GTGTTGAATCTGCCGTATGGAAAGAGGAAGATCACTTTGGGGATTGTTGCCGCAATGTTAACACCTGGACGGACCGATGTGACGAAGAGAAATGGAGGCGGACGACTTGTCCGCCCAGCTTATTCCCTTGCGGCATGGGTGTTCGGGATCGGTCTCTGGCAGATCGTCGCCTGGGTGGTAACGGCCGCACGCGGCGTGCCCTTCCCGACTCCCCTTGAATGCGCCCTGGGACTATGGAATCTGCTTGGAGGTTCGCCGTTCCTGGATCATAGCATCTATCATCATGTTTCTGTCAGCCTCATGCGCTGGATGGAGGGTTTCTGCCTAGGGCTGAGTGGAGGACTGGTCTACGCGCTCGTCGCCGGGTGGGCCCCGTCTTTGAGAAATGTGACGATGCCGACGGTTGAGGTTCTGCAGCTCATTCCGGGGCTCGCCTGGATTCCTGTAGCCATCCTCCTCTTCGGCTTGAACCACACTGCAACGGTGGCGTTGATCGCCCTCACGGCATTCCCCGCCGTGGCCATCGCCGGCGTAATGGGCGTGCGCAGCGTCGATATGCGCTACGTGAGAGCCGGCCGCATGTGTGGAGCCGGTCCCGTGACTCTCTTCGCCACCGTCTTTCTTCCCGGCGCCTTGCCGCATATCTTGAGCGGTCTGCGCATCGCCCTGGGGGCAGCATGGCGAGTTCTGGTAGCGGCCGAAATGATTGTCGGGTCCGGTGACGGGCTCGGCTATGCCGTCATTCAATCGCGATGGACAATGGATTATGTGTCGGCGTTTGTCTGCATTGCGATCATCGCCGCTCTGGGGCTGGGGCTGGAGCGCCTGGTGCTGACGCCGCTCGAACGGCGCACCGTCGGATGCTGGGAGGTAAGAGATGAGCACTGA
- a CDS encoding OmpP1/FadL family transporter has product MERVFRTLMTICMIVMLPDLAVAATNGTQLIGIRPISRSMGGVGIAYPMDAISAVFSNPAAMCFGPYCPNSQVDFAVSFLAPNSSASVTGPGVGGTIKADPNNNVFMIPAIGLSIPLTQLTKTMPLWRFGLAAYGTSGLGADYRGTDLDQPNFFGPGIPLITGAYTNLQTVKTAPAIAFRPFDCLSFGLAFHLDYESLDQRYGSSYDYGFGAQIGGHLQSYR; this is encoded by the coding sequence ATGGAGCGAGTGTTTAGAACCTTGATGACAATATGCATGATTGTGATGCTGCCTGATCTTGCCGTGGCAGCAACGAATGGCACGCAACTCATAGGGATTCGTCCCATTTCCAGATCAATGGGCGGCGTTGGCATCGCCTACCCAATGGATGCAATCAGCGCTGTTTTCAGCAATCCTGCCGCCATGTGTTTCGGTCCCTACTGTCCGAATTCTCAGGTTGATTTCGCCGTCTCATTTTTGGCGCCCAACAGCAGCGCGAGCGTGACGGGACCTGGTGTAGGAGGAACGATCAAAGCCGACCCCAATAACAATGTCTTTATGATTCCCGCCATCGGGCTATCCATACCACTAACACAACTAACCAAAACGATGCCGTTATGGCGATTCGGTCTGGCGGCCTACGGCACATCCGGCCTGGGTGCTGATTATCGAGGTACAGACTTGGACCAGCCCAATTTTTTCGGCCCCGGGATACCCCTCATTACCGGTGCGTACACCAATCTGCAGACCGTCAAAACTGCTCCGGCCATCGCTTTTCGCCCCTTTGATTGCTTATCATTTGGTCTCGCCTTTCACTTGGACTATGAGAGCCTCGATCAAAGGTACGGCTCTTCTTACGATTACGGATTTGGTGCTCAAATAGGGGGGCATCTACAATCCTACAGATAA
- the fdhD gene encoding formate dehydrogenase accessory sulfurtransferase FdhD, translating into MNVREAEENISAERVTPAMAWVYDRSGRGSARLQSVIVEKPFTLYLNGKEVVTLLCAGRYLKELAVGFFHAEGFINTPDDLIGVRIHETSGKVELHTRTDTALIERIWSKRTITSGCGKGSLFYNALDALLSKPVLSELKVSPGQIFDRVEDLNRMSETYRLTRGVHNTALATPDEIILFRDDIGRHNAVDMIVGHLFLRHIPLQDKILLTTGRLTSEILIKAAKVGIPVLVSRNISTSLAIELAGSLGITLIGFARGGRFIVYTGRERLTEA; encoded by the coding sequence ATGAACGTTAGAGAGGCTGAAGAAAACATATCAGCGGAAAGGGTTACCCCGGCCATGGCCTGGGTTTACGACAGGTCCGGCCGGGGATCTGCACGGCTCCAGTCGGTGATCGTCGAAAAGCCTTTCACCTTGTACTTGAACGGAAAAGAAGTGGTCACGCTACTCTGTGCAGGACGTTATCTAAAAGAACTGGCGGTGGGATTCTTTCATGCTGAAGGTTTTATAAATACACCCGACGATCTGATAGGCGTACGGATCCATGAAACCTCTGGCAAGGTGGAATTGCACACGCGTACCGATACGGCCCTTATAGAACGAATTTGGTCCAAGCGAACCATTACCTCGGGATGCGGCAAAGGCTCCTTGTTTTACAACGCCCTTGACGCCCTCCTGAGCAAGCCCGTTCTGAGTGAACTTAAAGTCTCTCCCGGTCAGATCTTTGATCGAGTGGAGGATCTCAACCGAATGAGTGAGACGTATCGGCTCACCCGTGGAGTACACAACACAGCCCTGGCCACTCCCGATGAGATCATTCTCTTTCGGGATGACATAGGACGGCACAACGCCGTGGATATGATCGTCGGCCATTTGTTCCTGCGACATATCCCATTGCAGGACAAGATTCTTCTCACCACCGGACGCCTCACTTCGGAGATTCTCATCAAGGCTGCCAAAGTGGGGATTCCTGTTCTGGTCAGTCGAAACATAAGCACCTCACTCGCAATCGAACTGGCAGGCTCCCTCGGCATCACGCTCATCGGCTTTGCCCGCGGAGGAAGATTCATCGTTTATACCGGCAGGGAAAGGTTGACAGAAGCTTGA
- a CDS encoding DUF5714 domain-containing protein — protein MSVNSKHAGVDQNRRERFPWRRLLFDKTPIYLGENEPNWFVPNTAGDRVLMGIAQGGTPDGDHNTFKFLSRLPLNKPLDYAGRYSVLDLERIGELWFHLTNRCNMSCAHCLFSCSPAGHSELPAERLQAIANEAYGTGCRLFALTGGEPLVHPQIREIVRQLLDLQGSHVALLTNGLELVPFLDHLRPDPTCFHCQISLDGLGETHDRLRGRGSFERLSTTLRLLKSQGMPYTLSMCVTARNVHEMAPLIDFAGSVGAANVHFMWYFVSGRGTKELFAPIETIFENLRSAAERAKQYNITIDNLEALKTQIFAPAGTIHDGGTAGWESLAVGPDGLLYPSAALVGRQELASSLDGGLKHAWHHSPVLMSIRQSSAGSQGSPFRFLLGGGDIDHSYLHNKSFLGDDPYHSLYERMALWLISNEASGQEQRPEPGLLLRMGEVLHSCGAHGKVALVHSNCLLATAQKDSLTIVKEFYSGAGGDKKEHILNPVSYDLSLIDHIPRQYRFRGYGCGSPVLDAAIHEGEKIVDLGCGSGVECFIAARLTGRAGMVTGIDMLDDMLDLSRKGMVKVEKALGYKNLEFKKGYLEQLPLESDSADVVISNCVMNLSVNKRRAYGEIYRVLRSGGRLVISDVVCETEPDPAIRNDESLRGECIAGALTESHLMAILEETGFENVLLIKRFPYRTVRGHHFFSLTYSAFKPQRSERIKVMYRGPLPYLVTESGDLLLKGIVGHMERHQANSLGEQVFQLDEPGNVTNIAAENSCCCYTAPEDTAPPDSAALQTPNRLLTPSAAAKQPSGCMVCGAPLVYTVREMEHRCSFCGMVFSSNSACGHGHYVCDRCHAEDAVEIIRHICLHTEETDMIKLFEQIRLHPAVPMHGPEHHPLVAAVILATYRNLGGDVGAETLLSAISRGMNIAGGACAFWGVCGAAAGVGIAFSLLLQATPVKAKERKMVQSVTQSVLNDIAKLKAARCCQRDGWIALTKCAELSKEILPIGLKADHELVCRQANRNAECLGKACRLYPKD, from the coding sequence ATGAGTGTAAACTCGAAACATGCAGGTGTGGATCAGAACCGCCGCGAGCGATTCCCCTGGCGCCGCCTGCTCTTTGATAAGACCCCGATCTATCTCGGTGAGAACGAGCCGAATTGGTTCGTGCCGAACACTGCCGGCGATCGGGTGCTCATGGGGATTGCACAGGGCGGGACACCCGATGGCGATCACAACACCTTTAAGTTTCTGTCGCGATTACCCCTGAACAAGCCTTTAGATTATGCGGGAAGATACTCGGTATTGGATCTTGAACGAATCGGTGAGCTCTGGTTTCATCTGACCAATCGCTGCAACATGTCGTGCGCGCACTGCCTGTTCTCGTGCTCTCCGGCTGGCCATTCGGAGCTGCCCGCCGAACGGCTGCAAGCCATCGCAAACGAGGCTTACGGGACGGGTTGCAGGTTGTTTGCGCTGACGGGCGGCGAGCCTCTCGTTCACCCTCAAATCAGAGAAATCGTAAGGCAGCTTCTCGATCTCCAAGGGAGCCACGTTGCACTTCTCACCAACGGCCTGGAGCTGGTGCCGTTTCTCGATCACCTGCGACCGGACCCCACCTGTTTCCATTGTCAAATCAGTCTGGACGGATTGGGGGAGACCCATGACCGGCTTCGCGGCCGCGGCAGCTTTGAAAGGCTTTCAACAACCTTGAGGCTCCTGAAGTCTCAAGGCATGCCGTACACTCTTTCCATGTGCGTCACGGCCCGGAACGTCCATGAAATGGCGCCGTTGATCGACTTTGCAGGGAGCGTCGGAGCCGCCAACGTCCATTTCATGTGGTATTTCGTGAGCGGCCGCGGCACCAAAGAGCTCTTTGCCCCCATCGAGACCATCTTTGAGAATCTCCGGAGCGCTGCGGAGCGTGCGAAGCAATACAATATTACCATCGACAATCTCGAAGCGCTCAAAACCCAGATTTTCGCTCCCGCGGGGACCATTCACGATGGAGGAACGGCCGGCTGGGAATCGCTGGCGGTCGGCCCGGACGGGCTACTGTATCCTTCGGCCGCTCTGGTGGGCCGGCAAGAGCTGGCAAGCAGCCTCGATGGAGGTCTCAAGCACGCCTGGCACCACAGCCCCGTTTTGATGTCTATACGCCAAAGCTCGGCCGGCAGCCAAGGCTCTCCTTTCCGTTTCCTGTTGGGGGGCGGAGACATCGACCACAGCTACCTCCACAACAAGAGCTTCCTCGGCGATGATCCCTACCACTCCCTTTATGAGAGGATGGCTCTATGGCTCATAAGCAATGAGGCCTCAGGACAAGAACAGCGGCCTGAGCCGGGGCTGCTGCTTCGCATGGGCGAAGTCCTGCACAGCTGCGGCGCGCACGGCAAGGTGGCGCTGGTCCATTCCAACTGCCTCCTTGCCACCGCGCAGAAAGACAGCCTCACGATTGTCAAGGAATTCTATTCAGGGGCCGGAGGCGATAAGAAAGAGCATATCTTGAACCCCGTGAGCTACGATCTCTCCTTGATCGACCATATTCCTCGCCAGTATCGGTTTCGAGGCTATGGCTGTGGCAGCCCGGTGCTGGACGCAGCCATCCATGAAGGTGAGAAGATAGTGGATCTCGGGTGCGGCAGTGGGGTCGAATGCTTCATTGCCGCGCGTTTGACCGGCAGAGCCGGAATGGTGACCGGAATCGATATGCTCGATGACATGCTTGATCTGTCCCGGAAGGGTATGGTCAAAGTTGAGAAGGCCCTTGGCTACAAGAACCTCGAGTTCAAGAAAGGGTACCTGGAGCAGCTCCCGCTGGAAAGCGATTCGGCCGATGTGGTGATTTCAAACTGCGTCATGAACCTCTCCGTCAACAAGCGCCGCGCTTATGGCGAAATCTACAGGGTTCTTCGTTCCGGGGGGAGGCTCGTGATTTCCGATGTCGTTTGCGAAACCGAGCCCGACCCCGCTATCCGAAACGATGAATCCCTGCGGGGGGAATGCATCGCGGGGGCGTTGACCGAATCGCATTTGATGGCAATCCTCGAGGAAACAGGCTTCGAGAACGTGCTGTTGATCAAAAGGTTCCCTTATCGAACGGTTCGCGGCCACCATTTCTTTTCTCTGACCTATTCGGCATTCAAACCCCAGAGATCTGAACGAATCAAGGTGATGTACAGGGGGCCGTTGCCATACCTGGTGACTGAGAGCGGCGATCTGCTTTTGAAGGGGATTGTCGGGCATATGGAGCGCCATCAGGCGAATTCCCTGGGAGAGCAGGTCTTTCAACTGGATGAGCCAGGCAACGTCACGAACATAGCGGCGGAAAACAGTTGCTGTTGCTATACCGCTCCCGAGGATACCGCTCCCCCGGATAGCGCTGCGCTTCAAACCCCGAATCGGCTCTTGACGCCCTCCGCAGCCGCGAAGCAACCGTCCGGCTGCATGGTGTGCGGAGCGCCTCTGGTCTATACGGTACGGGAAATGGAGCATCGATGCTCCTTCTGCGGGATGGTCTTCTCATCCAACAGCGCCTGCGGGCACGGACATTATGTCTGCGACCGCTGCCATGCCGAAGACGCCGTGGAGATCATCCGCCATATTTGCCTCCATACCGAAGAAACCGACATGATCAAGCTCTTCGAGCAAATCCGGCTCCATCCGGCCGTTCCCATGCACGGTCCCGAGCACCATCCCCTGGTTGCAGCCGTTATTCTGGCCACCTATAGAAACTTGGGCGGCGACGTCGGGGCGGAGACTCTCTTATCCGCCATTTCGCGAGGCATGAACATCGCCGGGGGAGCGTGCGCCTTCTGGGGGGTATGCGGAGCAGCGGCGGGTGTGGGAATCGCTTTCAGTTTGCTGTTGCAGGCCACTCCCGTCAAGGCAAAAGAACGCAAGATGGTTCAAAGCGTCACTCAATCTGTGCTCAACGACATTGCAAAACTGAAGGCCGCGCGCTGCTGCCAGAGGGACGGGTGGATAGCGCTGACGAAATGTGCCGAGTTGTCCAAAGAGATATTGCCCATCGGCCTGAAGGCTGATCATGAGCTGGTCTGCCGTCAGGCGAACCGCAACGCCGAGTGCCTTGGGAAAGCATGTCGCCTGTATCCCAAGGATTGA
- a CDS encoding helix-turn-helix transcriptional regulator: MPVDLDECPCSGKNMSTLLAPWILLTLYRHEGTHGYEIQKMIQQRLCELGLGSNIAGLYRHLKMLEKRGLVKPIWDTGETGPARRTFFLTEAGKECLARWMKTLSIQMSLIGKLLDEANRTFLPLTSSADIAHKDDL; the protein is encoded by the coding sequence ATGCCCGTCGATCTGGATGAGTGCCCCTGTTCGGGGAAGAATATGAGTACGCTGTTGGCGCCGTGGATTCTCCTGACTCTTTACCGCCACGAAGGGACCCATGGATATGAAATCCAGAAGATGATCCAGCAAAGGCTCTGCGAGCTGGGCCTGGGATCGAATATTGCCGGACTCTATCGCCACCTGAAGATGCTTGAAAAGCGCGGGTTGGTCAAGCCCATCTGGGATACCGGCGAGACGGGACCGGCGAGGCGCACCTTTTTTCTCACCGAGGCCGGCAAGGAGTGTCTTGCTCGATGGATGAAAACCCTGAGCATTCAGATGTCCCTGATCGGCAAATTGTTGGACGAAGCCAACCGGACCTTTCTCCCGCTTACGAGTTCAGCTGATATTGCCCATAAGGATGATCTATGA
- a CDS encoding ABC transporter ATP-binding protein gives MSTEIAFELRQVRKVFPGRGGRRDAVVALDRLDLVVGVGEFVAVVGPSGCGKTTLIDLIAGFTRPTEGSITAGGQPVRSPGPDRVVVFQDHAVFPWYTALENVAYGLRRQGMGRDRARQCAREALNRMGLGKFVHAYPGTLSGGMRQRVALARALVLKPDILLLDEPFAALDAVTRVRLQDELVMLWQDCGWTVLFVTHNLAEAIYLADRVVVLDRPPTGLRKIKPIVLPRPRRRSDARLGEHAEHLKVLMGGCFDNADSEESVSAQHDNLG, from the coding sequence ATGAGCACTGAAATCGCATTCGAACTGCGACAGGTGCGGAAAGTATTCCCCGGCCGGGGGGGACGCCGGGATGCCGTTGTGGCCCTAGATCGACTCGACCTTGTGGTAGGCGTGGGGGAATTCGTGGCCGTAGTGGGGCCCAGCGGGTGCGGCAAGACGACGCTCATTGACCTCATTGCCGGTTTCACCCGTCCCACCGAAGGGAGTATAACAGCCGGCGGACAGCCGGTGCGCTCGCCGGGGCCCGACCGCGTTGTAGTATTCCAGGACCACGCCGTATTTCCCTGGTACACCGCTTTGGAAAATGTAGCCTATGGACTGCGCCGGCAGGGGATGGGACGAGACCGGGCCCGGCAATGCGCCCGCGAGGCCCTGAACCGGATGGGACTGGGCAAGTTCGTACACGCCTATCCGGGGACCCTTTCCGGGGGGATGCGGCAGCGGGTGGCGCTGGCGCGGGCCTTGGTTTTGAAACCCGATATCTTGTTGCTGGACGAACCTTTCGCCGCTCTGGACGCCGTCACCCGCGTCCGATTGCAGGATGAGCTGGTGATGCTTTGGCAGGACTGCGGCTGGACAGTGCTCTTCGTGACGCACAACCTGGCCGAGGCCATCTACCTGGCCGACCGTGTCGTTGTGCTCGACCGGCCGCCGACGGGATTGCGCAAAATCAAACCCATAGTCCTGCCGCGTCCGCGCCGCCGCAGCGATGCAAGGCTGGGAGAACACGCCGAACATCTGAAAGTGCTCATGGGCGGCTGCTTTGATAACGCTGACAGTGAGGAGAGTGTTTCTGCTCAACACGATAATTTGGGGTGA
- a CDS encoding ABC transporter substrate-binding protein, with translation MNSKKMHACIVYTVLFALAVIMAKGFVEECRAGDSPIVCRLAYTPKGYYAPQFLAFRKGWFAVDGVTIQEVKLGMSAGIAAAEALVSGSADVAVMGDVPTLIALASPRSCVLVAAYGGGERMHSIVVAGESTITKPSDLAGKRLGVQFGSSTHGAVYLYLEHSGVDPATVHLVNLPQKDLIEALISGSIDALAASEPTPTLAQSKVPGARELACLSGLGNDYPLLIVASSAFAAAHPEAVRAVVAGTRKAVEWINADPDAAAMETAAVTGAPASLEAAMFRKMEWRVRLDEKTIESMTMTAEFLHRIGKLKEVPDVKALSRQDLEQP, from the coding sequence GTGAATTCCAAAAAGATGCATGCTTGTATCGTATACACCGTCCTATTCGCCCTTGCCGTTATTATGGCGAAGGGATTTGTCGAAGAATGCCGCGCCGGCGACAGTCCCATCGTCTGTCGACTCGCCTATACTCCAAAAGGGTATTATGCGCCACAGTTCCTCGCATTCCGAAAGGGCTGGTTCGCGGTGGACGGTGTGACCATCCAGGAAGTCAAACTGGGGATGAGCGCCGGCATCGCCGCAGCCGAAGCTCTGGTGAGCGGCAGCGCCGATGTGGCGGTCATGGGCGACGTGCCCACCCTCATTGCCCTTGCAAGCCCTCGCAGTTGCGTTCTCGTTGCGGCTTACGGCGGCGGAGAGCGGATGCATTCCATCGTCGTCGCCGGGGAATCGACCATCACCAAACCGTCCGATCTGGCGGGAAAACGTCTCGGCGTTCAGTTCGGATCCAGCACCCACGGTGCCGTATATCTTTATCTGGAACATTCCGGCGTTGATCCGGCGACTGTACATTTAGTCAATCTGCCGCAGAAAGACCTCATTGAAGCGCTCATCAGCGGATCCATCGATGCGCTTGCCGCATCGGAACCCACGCCTACCCTTGCACAGAGCAAGGTTCCCGGCGCGCGGGAGCTTGCATGTCTGTCGGGCCTGGGCAATGACTATCCCCTGCTCATCGTTGCATCGAGTGCTTTTGCCGCCGCCCATCCCGAAGCCGTCCGAGCCGTTGTCGCCGGCACACGTAAGGCCGTCGAATGGATTAATGCCGATCCGGATGCGGCTGCAATGGAGACGGCTGCCGTCACCGGCGCCCCTGCCTCTCTGGAAGCCGCCATGTTCCGGAAGATGGAATGGCGAGTCCGACTGGACGAGAAGACGATCGAGAGCATGACTATGACGGCTGAATTCCTACATCGCATTGGAAAGCTAAAGGAAGTGCCCGATGTGAAAGCGCTTTCGAGACAGGATTTGGAGCAACCCTAA
- a CDS encoding OmpP1/FadL family transporter, whose product MSRTLTETESWTTLKTSPPQQVGFGAAYHLLGDNLVVESDVRWLNWSNANGYEDLDFENQWVFALGLQYKPISKLVLRAGYNYGNSPLDDHNGFIGTGLSNIQGHRLPTYYYETYRTIGFAAIPKYQATFGVGYEFSPHLAVNIGYEHSFENTLKATGTDLTGQPVTLENNLSGNTFDTGIIFRF is encoded by the coding sequence ATGTCACGGACCTTGACGGAGACGGAAAGCTGGACGACATTGAAAACGAGTCCCCCCCAGCAAGTCGGCTTCGGTGCGGCCTATCACCTGCTGGGTGACAATCTGGTGGTGGAGAGCGATGTCAGGTGGCTCAACTGGTCAAATGCCAATGGCTATGAGGACCTTGATTTTGAGAACCAGTGGGTGTTTGCGCTCGGCCTGCAGTACAAGCCAATCTCCAAACTGGTTCTCAGGGCAGGTTACAATTACGGCAACAGCCCCCTGGATGACCACAATGGTTTCATCGGCACCGGCCTATCCAATATTCAAGGCCATCGCCTGCCCACTTACTACTACGAAACCTACAGGACCATAGGATTTGCCGCCATCCCCAAGTACCAAGCGACATTCGGCGTCGGCTATGAATTCTCTCCACACTTGGCGGTTAATATAGGATATGAGCATTCCTTCGAAAACACCTTGAAAGCGACAGGCACGGATCTTACCGGCCAACCGGTCACCCTGGAAAACAACCTGAGCGGCAATACCTTCGACACAGGGATCATCTTTCGATTTTAA
- a CDS encoding TetR family transcriptional regulator, protein MNEKGFMRINELEKRADVPRTTIHFYVRHGLLHPPVKTGRTMAYYDESHLKRLKNIQKIKIEGRVSLSFLKESLAELEEREGEHRDSPESAAREIVTTTKAKDKRRQEIVNAAIKVFSEKGYHGVKIRDITATLGISTGTFYIYFEDKKALFVDVVDAVIRAIIGDAREALKEEENILKRLLIRGRIFYQNYSKYNEILNQLRAEMVGEDQWPHEKIKKAYHALTQPVIRDIEKGIETGLFRNVDPDLTAYTLTGIVEIMCLRTMINAKYNYEQIEPFVFDFITNGMKPDDNRSDIDTRNV, encoded by the coding sequence ATGAACGAAAAAGGATTCATGCGGATTAACGAACTGGAAAAGAGAGCAGACGTTCCAAGGACGACCATACACTTCTACGTGAGACACGGCTTGCTTCATCCGCCTGTAAAGACCGGCCGAACGATGGCCTACTACGACGAGAGTCATCTCAAAAGGCTTAAAAACATTCAAAAAATCAAGATTGAAGGCCGGGTGTCGCTATCGTTCCTCAAAGAGAGTTTAGCAGAACTGGAGGAAAGAGAGGGCGAGCACAGGGATTCACCCGAATCCGCGGCCAGAGAGATTGTCACCACCACCAAAGCAAAAGACAAAAGAAGGCAGGAGATTGTCAATGCGGCCATTAAGGTTTTCTCTGAAAAAGGCTACCATGGTGTCAAAATAAGAGACATAACTGCCACCTTGGGCATCTCGACCGGCACGTTCTACATTTACTTTGAAGATAAGAAGGCGCTCTTCGTCGATGTCGTGGATGCGGTGATACGGGCCATCATTGGTGATGCCAGGGAAGCCCTGAAGGAGGAGGAGAACATCCTCAAAAGGCTGTTGATACGGGGCAGGATCTTCTACCAAAACTACTCGAAGTATAATGAAATCCTGAACCAGTTGCGTGCTGAAATGGTTGGAGAAGACCAGTGGCCCCACGAGAAGATCAAGAAGGCCTATCATGCTCTTACACAGCCCGTCATCCGGGATATAGAAAAAGGAATCGAGACAGGCCTATTCAGAAACGTCGACCCTGATCTCACAGCATATACGCTGACCGGCATCGTCGAAATCATGTGCTTGAGAACAATGATAAACGCAAAATACAACTACGAGCAGATCGAGCCGTTCGTTTTTGACTTCATAACCAACGGAATGAAGCCTGATGATAACCGTTCAGATATAGATACAAGAAATGTATAA
- a CDS encoding Mu transposase domain-containing protein — translation MRFYPCERQAAFFDAHMRAFSFFGGVFRTAVYNNLTSAVEKVLKGKDRREQEAFRKFQSYYNFTARFCNVASGHEKGGVEGLVGFARRNYMVPVLRAESLEELNEKILRECLNYGAHRIEGREKSVDELFEEEKAHLLALPTHPFSNIETVESKVNPYATVILDKNRYSVPTCYVGFRVEAILGVDRVEVFQRGKKIATHERVFGNNKWRLEPDHYLDLLHQRPGAFDSARPIREWRKSWPESLERLWDKFVVSHGETDGTREFILVLMLYRDHRAEDVEAAVERAVQNGVSSSAGVKHLLLPSGGGESFEPVKGWPATEPADVSVYAELGGLS, via the coding sequence GTGCGGTTTTACCCGTGTGAGAGGCAGGCAGCCTTTTTTGATGCGCACATGCGGGCATTTTCGTTCTTTGGTGGTGTTTTCAGGACGGCGGTCTACAACAATCTAACCAGCGCCGTGGAAAAGGTGTTGAAGGGCAAAGATCGCAGGGAACAGGAGGCTTTCAGGAAGTTTCAAAGCTACTACAATTTCACGGCCCGGTTCTGTAACGTGGCGAGCGGCCACGAAAAGGGTGGAGTGGAAGGATTGGTGGGTTTTGCCCGGCGCAACTACATGGTGCCCGTCCTGAGAGCGGAGAGTCTTGAAGAACTTAACGAAAAGATACTGCGAGAGTGTCTCAACTACGGAGCTCATCGGATAGAGGGCCGTGAAAAAAGCGTCGATGAACTGTTTGAAGAGGAGAAGGCTCATTTATTGGCACTCCCGACGCATCCTTTCAGCAACATAGAGACGGTGGAGAGCAAGGTAAATCCTTATGCAACCGTGATCCTGGACAAAAACCGCTATTCGGTGCCCACATGCTATGTGGGGTTTCGGGTAGAGGCGATCCTCGGAGTGGACCGGGTGGAGGTTTTTCAGAGGGGCAAGAAAATAGCGACCCATGAGAGGGTGTTTGGCAACAACAAATGGCGGCTTGAGCCCGACCATTACCTGGATCTGCTTCATCAAAGGCCCGGGGCTTTCGATTCGGCCAGGCCCATAAGAGAGTGGCGCAAGAGTTGGCCGGAGTCCCTGGAGCGGCTCTGGGATAAGTTTGTGGTAAGTCACGGTGAAACCGATGGGACCCGGGAATTTATCCTGGTGCTGATGCTCTACCGGGATCACCGGGCCGAAGATGTGGAGGCGGCGGTGGAACGGGCGGTACAAAATGGCGTGAGCTCCAGCGCCGGCGTAAAACACCTGTTGCTGCCATCCGGTGGCGGCGAAAGCTTTGAGCCTGTGAAGGGCTGGCCTGCGACCGAACCGGCGGACGTTTCCGTGTACGCTGAACTTGGAGGCCTGTCATGA